tgttgttgttgtttttgttgtttttttttaaacgacaCACGTGGGAACGTCTTTCGCGCCGAGATCCACGTCAGTGTTTCCGGAGCACgagccaaaaaacaaacacacgcgtGTCACATGCTCATGCCTCGTCTTTGGTGgcggaaaaaaataaaaagcctccatgttttttttttttaatctgtgatAATCCGccaaggagaggagaagaagacgcAGACTCCCAGATGTCTGGGAATATTCTCAGGTTTCCTCTTCGTGGTGCTACAGGCTGGACGGGggttctcctccttcttcttcttcttctacatgATTCTTAAAATTGATTTGGAACTGGTTCCAGATTATGATGGACTCTCGTCGTTATAATCCACGCTATAATAATAATCCCAGCGTCTTCTCCACCTGAAGAAAATTCCCAGTGAGTGTAACTCGGAGCCGTTTCCCTCCACGTTCTCTTGTTCCCACTGGGACCAGTTTGACCGCAGCGCTCCAACCGTGGGAGGGACCATTCTGCCCAAAACTCCGCCCCCCGTGTTTGATTGGACAGAGCGAATGGTCGGTCAGGAGTTGGAGCGATCTGCTCGGTCGGAGGGCGTCGCTCTGTCGTGGAGTCGTTTGTCGCGGTTGTTTGGCGACGCCTCCCCTTCACTGATCGGCGGGTTTGCCGCTCCCGGGCTCCGCCTCCCCCGCGTCTGCGCCCACGGTGAACTCGGTGACCCGTCGGGCCAGAGGGTTTGTGCTTTTCAGGAGCTCCATGGCCGAGACCCGGGCGCCGCCGCCGGACGACTTGCTGCCTTTCTTCTGGAGCAGGGCCATGAAGTTCTCGTTGCGGGAGCTGGAGCGTTGAGTGCTGCCCAGCGTCAGGTTCCTCAGGTCGCCGCCACCACCGCCGGGGCCGCCGCCAGGGCCGTGCTTCACCGGGGAAACCAGACTCTGCCGACTGCCGAAGGAGTCGGACGGTTCTTTACGGCCCAGAACCTTTCGCTTGGAcctgaagagaagaaagagacacAAGAGCATGTCAAGATAATCCATCACCAAATCACAATAACAATCATTGTGAtggtatttcacagaatttcaaaataaaacacaataaaaacacatttatgatgaaaaTTACTCCATTAGACAAATCTATTCGAAtatgaactctgacctctgcaGATTCTTCTGCTTTTAGTTTAGAGTTTAACCTCAGAACAGGTGAGTGAGCCAGACTCCGCCCACTTACCTGagtgtcaaacacaaacatttaaacgtAAACTCTGGAGAAAACTTAAGCCTCAGTGTGAGTCTGAAAACTGCTTTAAATTTAGAGACGTGAAACCTTCTGCGTCTCTCTTGCTATTTTCAGCCTCTGTgtgaaaaaacatgaacactttGTTGCTTAGAGACCGTTTCTCCTCACaatccacacaaaacacaaggaaTAAAGATAGAGGAATAAAAATGTAAGGGCCGCTGGTCCTGCAGTAGTTCCACTGTCGTTGCTAGGAAACCATGCGGCTGTTCGCCTCACGCCCTCCCAACAGGACAGTGTGTCTCTCGTCACACGCTGGAGGTTATTATAAGCTCACTGGCGGCTGAGGACATTAGTTTATACTGGTtacagagacgtgtgtgtgtccagaccTGTGTATGATAGTGAACAGGTCTTCAGTGGTGTGTGTCGTCAGCGTGCCGGCGAGCACGTCGTCATCTGTTTCCTCAGCGATGTGGAGAACTGCCCTCTCTCCGACCGAGTCGTCTGAAAAAcgcaagaaaacaaacattgacgTGGAAATTCTGGGCACagagcagtggatcaacagctcctgtgtgctgtgatgtttaaatcactgactttctctatggggtttggtgtgggagagtgagtgctttacaaacttcagtttcctgttggaaaagtgtgtctgacagtgagataaagacgtgaacatgtgacatcgTAGACTTCAACTGACGTGGTTTTTATTACACAAGTCAGTGTTTTTCTGGTTGTTTTACCAAAACACACCCGCGTCTTTCCCAGTGAAAGTCAACGTGGAATCAGGTAATGAGATAATCGCACAGAACAACAGCATCACTGTCACAAACAGTGGGGATCGCTGTGTTTTGATTCGGTCTAATTTTCAAAGTCATTGGCTTTGATTtgcttcagcagcagagaaaaaatgtcatcagGGCAGAAAATCAGGAGGAAACGACATGAAACACAGTGGGGAAGATTTTCCCAGGCTACGATTAAACGCGTGTATATGACGTGAtggtaaaacataaaaaatattgctGAGTCGTGTTTAAACTTCAGATATACTGAGTCTTCAGACAGAAAATGCTATGGTACGACAGGAGCTACCAACATATGCTGTACTTCAAAGTACTACAAACTACTATGAACTATGTTGTACACCACACTCGTAAACTGTGCTAATATTTTAACCTAAATATAGCTAATGGATATATTAACAGCTAACCAATGCTAGCTAGAAGCTGTTGACTATAttgtggcagaaaataaagCTAAGAACGTCTAGCTAGCATGGTTAGCATATGTATTTAGCTATATTAAGGTTAAACCATTAGTGGAGTTTATGTGCGTGGAGTAAAATAATTCAGTAGTCTTTGATAAGgagttcttttatttttagtaacAGCATTTGGATATATCAACAGCTAGCCACGCCAGCTACAAGTTGTTAACTATATTGTGGCAGAAAATAGAGCCAAGAACTTCTAGCTAGCATGGTTAGCTGTCGATATatccataataataaaaaacaggtGGAATGTCTCACCTACTTAAAATATCTTCTGCTACTccaaaattttaaataaatgtaaatataataatttaaatccAAAACAGATTATCTTCTCATTTATCTGTGGTTTCACGAATTCAAACGAAAGTTGCTACGCAGCCATTTTGGGAGaaaattataaaattaaaaaatattttcaaaaaatgATTAATCACCTTAATTAATATTGTGTAAAACATATACTGGGCAGGCCGATGTAAATCCACTGGGAATCATCTCACCTGCCATAATCCTGTTGCTGCCCATTTTCTCTTCCAGCTCCGTGAGAGAGGAATCCTGCAGAGACGACTGAAGTGACGACTCCTTTGAACTCTCCTCGTCAGGATCCAGGTGGTTCTCCTCTTGTTCTGGCATATCTGGGACACAAGGAGCACTGGGGATATCATCAGGTGCAAACGCTCCGACAGGAGACCGAAGGCCCACGGGGCTGTCTGTCTGCGGCGTCTGTCGGTCTGTGCTGCCGTTAGAGGAGGAGTGGACTGATGTGGGAAGATGCAGAACATTTGGCTTCTTCGGAACCGGAGGAGgaacctaaaaaaaaaggaatgtaaATGGTTTTAGTGCAACTCAATACAAAGATTTACTCACTGACGAAGGTGACCTTCCTGACCTTaggtttctttctctctgagaACTCGGTGAAACAGGACATTGTCATCCTCGAGGGCAGCGTCTTGCTCTTGTCCTGCAGCTCCTGGGCCTCTTGGTGACTGCACGGAGAAGGAAGTGAACCCCCATCCTCGGGCCTCAGACGTATGTCTGCTTCTGCCTCAAACTCTGGCTCTAGCGTTGGGTCCTCCAGAAGTGGCTGTGGATCTGGAAGAGGAGGGAGGTCAAAGAGGGTCTGGGGGAGTGGCAGGAATGGATGGTCATAGCCGGTTTGTGCTGTGGTGTGGAGATTTAAATCTGGGTAAACAGAAGTACTCGAGGTTTGTGGaggtgtttttttgggtttggGTTTTCTCATGACTTTGTAGATGTTGCCCAGAGGCACAGGCCTGTCTATGGGTGAGGCAGGAGGTGAGTCAAGGGCAAGGGGGGAGGTAGAGGAGGGGGATGGAGACTTAAGAAGAAGATTAATGGGCCGCTTTGGCAAAGGGGGCTTGACTGCGACAGGTGGTTTGGGTTTTGGTAAAGTGGGCGGAGGACTAGGATCTTCGCCCAGATCGCGGCCATGTTGCTCTTCTTCAATGGTGTCAGACGCACCATCAGGACAGTCCTCTAAGTCACCACGAGACACAGAACGCAACCGGACAGTCTTCAGCTCATTCTGGGAAACCACAGGTAATGTCTGTGAAGGGCTGATTTTTCCCGGTTTTGACGCTGTGGACGTGTCAGAATGACGTCTACTGGCCTTTTGCTTTGGCTTGATTGATGACAGATCCAGATGTGCATTCCCAGGCATCTCAAAGGACAACCTCGACCTCACCGTTGGGTCTTTGGGGGACGGTAATGATGATTTCCTTTCTGGGATCTTTGGGCGCATTTTGCACCCTAGCGTCCCGACCATTCCCTGACCTGCCGCATGGCTGACAGGAACAGTCGAGGTGGGAGTCTCTGACTGGCTAGAATAACCACTTGATGGGGACATAACTCCAGGGGGTTTGAAGGGCGAGGACGCCTTAATGTCAGTTTCAATGGAGAGTTGTGCCGGCGAGGTGGCTCTTGAGGTGGAAGGAGAGTCCAGAAGAGACTCGGAGCTGCCTCTGACTTTCATACATTCAATCACTGTGGTACCTGTTGCTGTGCTGGAGCCTGATAGAGACCTGGGGAAGAAACAAGAGTATTTTTAATCTTTACCTAAGATAATTCATAATTCAAGAATACTACAGAGTCAGTACTTGCAGCTTACATAAAGTACACTATCATTTCCTACCTGTAGGGATCGTTCTTCCACTCCCCCAGCTGCCAGTGAGTAGGGAAGGTCAGCTCTgtgtctccctccttctctgGTGCCTGGACCTCCAGAATTGGCGGCCCATTGCTGCTTCCACGAACAAGCTCTCGCTCACTAACACTTGATTTAGAGGAGCTGGGCAGGAGAAAGTCCGGCTGGAAGTCTGGGAAGTGGTCTCTTGGGATGTGCAGGCTTTTCGGGCGACCGTCCCTATAGAGTCCACCATGGTGGTGGATCCTTCCCTCTGCTTCTCCAAGGTTCTTCATTAGCGAGACACTCCTCACAGGCGGCGGAGGCTTGCGCTTGGACTTCTTGAGTGAGATGGAGCGGGACCGTAGGCGCAAGCGGCCTTCTGTGCTGTAGTCCGATGCTGTGACGGAGATTGTGTCAGCGGTACTTGCGCTGTCCTCAGAGCTGCCTCTGGGGTAGAGGAGAGCGTAGTTTTCGCGGTGGTCGGCCATTGTCAAAACATTCCCGTTCCTTGTCGACAAAGCGTGTCCATCTGGATGATCCATACCTCCCTCAGGAAAGCAAAAGGAACCGGAATCCGTTGGCGTTGAAAGAGAACGCTCTCGGAACTTGAAGGCATTCTGTGCTGCTATGGAACGTGCTgacctctccctccctctcccagtctcccctcctcctcctcctccgcctctccCTCCATCTGCTGCAGCCCCTTCTGTCTCGCTCCGTTTACCCATCATTGATGCTGGTATGATAGTCCCTCCTCTCTCCAGAGGCTCCGACACAGACGTGAATGAACTGGAATGTGAGCTCACCGTCTGTCCCGACCTCACCAACATCACACCGTCCTGCACCCCCACGCCAGTGTTACCGATGACGCTGTGCTGTTTGGGAGGAACCGCCGGTCCTTTGTTCATGCTGTAATTGTACGGCTCGTTCCACGCTCCAGGAGAAAAGGTGGATCCTTTGGGTCCATTCCAGGAGGTGGAGGGCGTGTTTGAGCACAGAAGTCCAGAGTGGTCCATAGTTACCTGGTGACGCTGGTTCCTTGAAACCCTTTGATCTGTGGGTTTATCTGTGAAGTGAAAGATAAGATGGAGAGAGTTACTACAGGTGAACGCATCATGATTTATCAGATGCTGAACAATAAAGTCTGctgactttgtttctgtttttatcgCTCATTCCACATATTGTTCAATATCAAGAACATCCTCACTAAAGCATGTAGCATGGCACTGCTAATACTTCTGCAAAAAGTAGCAATGGTATAGTAGCAGTCCTAATATTAGCTAATGGTGGACAAACAACTGCTAGGACCGCTAATGCTAATACAAACAGCAGATAAACtactgttagcattagcattagcggTCCTAACAGTAGTTTGTGATGTAGTTGTGAGAAAAGTGAGATTGTACGTCTTCGTATGTGTTTCCCGTCCTGTTTGGCACCAAACCACCACATATTTTGCAGAGCAGCTTTGTTTGCTCGTCACAGCTACAGTTTCTGTCACCTTCTTCCTCGGTAAACAAACTTCACCCCCAgtatttaaaagctgaaaagaCAGAGTCTGACTGGAAAACTGTGGCTCATATTATTGGGTAAATGAATATGTCCAGATCTTTGGACCAGAGCAGAGTTTTGCAGACTCACAGATCACTGCCAGCAATAGCACCCTCTACTGAGAGAAACAGGTTACTGCAAACCTGAGGCAAGGATTTAATTCCAGGTCCAAAAAGAGTTTCCTAAATTTCCTGCATTTCCCTGAGAAATGAGGTCAGGTTTCTGCAgctaaaacactttttttaaacagttttattttgaaagttaaaTTCTGTCCGTTCTCTTCTTCTCAGCCTTCAGTTGAAGTGAGTTCACAGTTTGTGTGAGCGGAAACTCGATCTGCTCTCCAGCAGCACGAGAAACAAGAAACTGAATtaggagagaaaacactgggGGGAGGAgggtctgacacacacacacacacacacctgcaggtgAGGTGGCGTCGAGGTCAGAGTGCGTCTTCCTCAGGACGAGGTTCTGGTGGGGGGTGTTGGTGACGGGCTCCAGGGAGTGAGGCTGGTGGGGGGAGGGTTCTCCCGGAGACGGGGAGGGGGAGTGTTGGAGGAGGTCGACGCCGTGGAATTtacctcctcctgctgctcctgctcctgctgctgctccacctgaGGAAGACGAGCAGAGAGGTCAACGCGGGGACACGGGGACGTCCACAcgactgttttcattttaaaaacacaaatattgagAAATACATGTGGTTCAGTTTAAGTCTGAAAACTGCGGCGTTGTGGTCTGAAGTCTGGACGGAGAAAAGTGGAAACTTTTCGAAAACGATGACGCAGCGAAACGCATTATTATTATCTCAAATATCAGCCGCGGACAAAAAGCTCCATGAACGCCTTCTGTTCATTCTCAGGCTCCCAGACTTTTCACCATATCATTAGtaacacagcagaggagacaactgacttcctgtgaacacatgaacagtcGCGTGACATACTTTTACAGGTGTGTTACgaggaggaaacaaagaagTGGAGCTGCAGCgattatttcattattcaaCGTCTTAATAATCCAGgcattggtttgtttttttcaataacttAAACGCTCCGTtaagtttctttgatttttcagcttcttaaatgtgaatattttctttttctttgccccataaaacaaagacaaccaCTAAAACTCAATCATCTTGTGTTCGgggacaaaaacactgacatttcatCACTGATTTCATTCAGAACCTGTTTGTGCTCTGATGAAAAgcaaaagtctgtttttctctcctgttCAGTTTCACCCACTCAACATCTGCAGCAGAGCAGCcgcctcattcattcattcattcatgctgcATCTGAGTTATGACTCAGTCGTCACGTATCTCCAAATATAACTTCGGTCTTTTTACTCAACGGGAAAACTTTAAATGTTCACATGAATGTGAACGTGTGATTCCAGAACCCTCTCCTCCTCAAAGGTCAATCTGCTGTCGCTCCTGAAGACGTCAATAATCCGCTCTGTGGAATCTGTCCTCACTTTTCAGCtcagagacaaaagacaacCATTTATTGGTCACATTTTCTCTTCAGTTCGTCCCACAGACTGTCCTGTCCACAGACTGTCCTCTCCTGGACAGGACCAcgtccaaacacacactgacatcatgtttgtGGATGATGATTAGCATTAGCCAGAGTTAGCTAATGCGACCTCGGTGAAAACTGTGATTCAGACAAAAGCTAATAAAAGCTAATTATCTTTGTGTGATGTTACAGAAGATAATGAACGTAAAAAAGTGTGGTGTCGTAAAAGAAGTATAAGAGAAATGTAAGAATTAAAGATGAATGCTGGCGTTCCTCAGGGCTCAGGTTTAGGTTCCACACATTTTAAGTAGAAGAAAATTCACAAGAGATGTCACATAGTGCAGCTTTAAGCCTCCTGTggacgataaagtggtagaagacgaaTGGAAGCAGAGAAACGGAGCGTTGCactcatatacttgtcattacggtagaacctcggGAATTCTGCGGACCGAGCATTCAATCAGGGACGAGATTCTGTCAGC
The nucleotide sequence above comes from Solea senegalensis isolate Sse05_10M linkage group LG3, IFAPA_SoseM_1, whole genome shotgun sequence. Encoded proteins:
- the nhsl2 gene encoding NHS-like protein 2 isoform X1, producing the protein MFWDRKNSVGNSQRRSKGRHRPKSAAASLSLEAESGGRRGGGSSSSSHGDGSHGISSISGGGGGGGGSISGAAHFGSPWQQSVNVFGPWSRPECVEELHQQAQLNLQSLLQDFEEQLCDSKLTGQTFRHPSSQSSDDASTSVSRSPVSINKRPDFIFLPASKQLYEDETASSVFGLRSATDPSPSPSPCGSDRPPLGWSSNNSSSSSAATSVNAGPPVAEKPRWHLGRRAPAHFIPLDITGGAAAGAGAAGGGKFHGVDLLQHSPSPSPGEPSPHQPHSLEPVTNTPHQNLVLRKTHSDLDATSPADKPTDQRVSRNQRHQVTMDHSGLLCSNTPSTSWNGPKGSTFSPGAWNEPYNYSMNKGPAVPPKQHSVIGNTGVGVQDGVMLVRSGQTVSSHSSSFTSVSEPLERGGTIIPASMMGKRSETEGAAADGGRGGGGGGGETGRGRERSARSIAAQNAFKFRERSLSTPTDSGSFCFPEGGMDHPDGHALSTRNGNVLTMADHRENYALLYPRGSSEDSASTADTISVTASDYSTEGRLRLRSRSISLKKSKRKPPPPVRSVSLMKNLGEAEGRIHHHGGLYRDGRPKSLHIPRDHFPDFQPDFLLPSSSKSSVSERELVRGSSNGPPILEVQAPEKEGDTELTFPTHWQLGEWKNDPYRSLSGSSTATGTTVIECMKVRGSSESLLDSPSTSRATSPAQLSIETDIKASSPFKPPGVMSPSSGYSSQSETPTSTVPVSHAAGQGMVGTLGCKMRPKIPERKSSLPSPKDPTVRSRLSFEMPGNAHLDLSSIKPKQKASRRHSDTSTASKPGKISPSQTLPVVSQNELKTVRLRSVSRGDLEDCPDGASDTIEEEQHGRDLGEDPSPPPTLPKPKPPVAVKPPLPKRPINLLLKSPSPSSTSPLALDSPPASPIDRPVPLGNIYKVMRKPKPKKTPPQTSSTSVYPDLNLHTTAQTGYDHPFLPLPQTLFDLPPLPDPQPLLEDPTLEPEFEAEADIRLRPEDGGSLPSPCSHQEAQELQDKSKTLPSRMTMSCFTEFSERKKPKVPPPVPKKPNVLHLPTSVHSSSNGSTDRQTPQTDSPVGLRSPVGAFAPDDIPSAPCVPDMPEQEENHLDPDEESSKESSLQSSLQDSSLTELEEKMGSNRIMADDSVGERAVLHIAEETDDDVLAGTLTTHTTEDLFTIIHRSKRKVLGRKEPSDSFGSRQSLVSPVKHGPGGGPGGGGGDLRNLTLGSTQRSSSRNENFMALLQKKGSKSSGGGARVSAMELLKSTNPLARRVTEFTVGADAGEAEPGSGKPADQ
- the nhsl2 gene encoding NHS-like protein 2 isoform X2 → MDQLLWIRAASLSLEAESGGRRGGGSSSSSHGDGSHGISSISGGGGGGGGSISGAAHFGSPWQQSVNVFGPWSRPECVEELHQQAQLNLQSLLQDFEEQLCDSKLTGQTFRHPSSQSSDDASTSVSRSPVSINKRPDFIFLPASKQLYEDETASSVFGLRSATDPSPSPSPCGSDRPPLGWSSNNSSSSSAATSVNAGPPVAEKPRWHLGRRAPAHFIPLDITGGAAAGAGAAGGGKFHGVDLLQHSPSPSPGEPSPHQPHSLEPVTNTPHQNLVLRKTHSDLDATSPADKPTDQRVSRNQRHQVTMDHSGLLCSNTPSTSWNGPKGSTFSPGAWNEPYNYSMNKGPAVPPKQHSVIGNTGVGVQDGVMLVRSGQTVSSHSSSFTSVSEPLERGGTIIPASMMGKRSETEGAAADGGRGGGGGGGETGRGRERSARSIAAQNAFKFRERSLSTPTDSGSFCFPEGGMDHPDGHALSTRNGNVLTMADHRENYALLYPRGSSEDSASTADTISVTASDYSTEGRLRLRSRSISLKKSKRKPPPPVRSVSLMKNLGEAEGRIHHHGGLYRDGRPKSLHIPRDHFPDFQPDFLLPSSSKSSVSERELVRGSSNGPPILEVQAPEKEGDTELTFPTHWQLGEWKNDPYRSLSGSSTATGTTVIECMKVRGSSESLLDSPSTSRATSPAQLSIETDIKASSPFKPPGVMSPSSGYSSQSETPTSTVPVSHAAGQGMVGTLGCKMRPKIPERKSSLPSPKDPTVRSRLSFEMPGNAHLDLSSIKPKQKASRRHSDTSTASKPGKISPSQTLPVVSQNELKTVRLRSVSRGDLEDCPDGASDTIEEEQHGRDLGEDPSPPPTLPKPKPPVAVKPPLPKRPINLLLKSPSPSSTSPLALDSPPASPIDRPVPLGNIYKVMRKPKPKKTPPQTSSTSVYPDLNLHTTAQTGYDHPFLPLPQTLFDLPPLPDPQPLLEDPTLEPEFEAEADIRLRPEDGGSLPSPCSHQEAQELQDKSKTLPSRMTMSCFTEFSERKKPKVPPPVPKKPNVLHLPTSVHSSSNGSTDRQTPQTDSPVGLRSPVGAFAPDDIPSAPCVPDMPEQEENHLDPDEESSKESSLQSSLQDSSLTELEEKMGSNRIMADDSVGERAVLHIAEETDDDVLAGTLTTHTTEDLFTIIHRSKRKVLGRKEPSDSFGSRQSLVSPVKHGPGGGPGGGGGDLRNLTLGSTQRSSSRNENFMALLQKKGSKSSGGGARVSAMELLKSTNPLARRVTEFTVGADAGEAEPGSGKPADQ